A stretch of Mya arenaria isolate MELC-2E11 chromosome 14, ASM2691426v1 DNA encodes these proteins:
- the LOC128215821 gene encoding uncharacterized protein LOC128215821 — MKVTDTSTCYKQEALTFAVPPSVWTFCEGRKITVLEAIECEAELEQERDVIDEILHRRTTPTYKTVCLWQSRDSTSCVQNKCCQYGWWFAAHTCNKHCCERHENKKIWTEACVEGYTRRF; from the exons atgaagGTAACTGACACGAGCACATGCTACAAACAAGAGGCATTGACATTTGCGGTTCCGCCTTCCGTCTGGACTTTCTGTGAGGGTCGTAAGATAACGGTACTGGAGGCCATAGAGTGCGAGGCTGAGCTAGAACAGGAGAGAGATGTCATAGACGAAA TATTACATCGAAGGACGACTCCTACGTACAAAACAGTATGTCTATGGCAAAGTAGGGACTCAACCTCATGTGTGCAAAACAAATGTTGCCAATATGGTTGGTGGTTCGCTGCTCATACTTGCAACAAGCATTGCTGCGAAAGGCATGAGAACAAAAAGATATGGACCGAAGCATGTGTCGAAGGCTACACCCGCCGCTTCTAG